A single genomic interval of Stieleria maiorica harbors:
- a CDS encoding quercetin 2,3-dioxygenase yields the protein MQHPAIIRKPGEGRRIGIVGDLYRFLATGKETGGKYATFEAIVPPGSGPPPHVHSREEESFLVLEGEMTFQLGDQRFTAGEGTFLNMPVGSLHCFKNESNKTARLLITLAPAGMEEMFFEVGTPLADDADTAPPPSEVEIKKLLDAAPRYGLEIRVPQK from the coding sequence ATGCAACACCCCGCAATCATACGAAAGCCCGGCGAAGGGCGCAGGATCGGCATCGTCGGCGACCTGTACCGGTTCCTCGCCACCGGGAAAGAAACGGGCGGGAAGTACGCCACGTTTGAGGCGATCGTTCCGCCCGGCAGCGGCCCGCCTCCGCATGTCCACAGCCGAGAAGAAGAGTCGTTCTTGGTCCTGGAAGGCGAAATGACGTTCCAGTTGGGCGACCAGAGGTTCACGGCCGGCGAAGGCACGTTCCTGAACATGCCCGTCGGCAGTCTTCATTGCTTCAAGAACGAATCAAACAAGACCGCACGGCTGCTGATCACCTTGGCGCCGGCCGGGATGGAGGAGATGTTTTTCGAGGTGGGAACACCGTTGGCCGATGACGCCGACACCGCGCCGCCACCCAGCGAGGTCGAGATCAAAAAACTGCTCGACGCCGCACCTCGTTACGGCCTCGAAATCAGGGTGCCGCAAAAGTGA
- a CDS encoding TolC family protein, with translation MSLSACCLLSVVGCAQVDQRRVTPELPGQTTAPTKTPLTVRPAVHRQKAAKTSVGSLDRVNTVAYADEGQQSSSSFADHLERIALQPVEMNTVEARLESFSDLVAADVSQASAENVYTLDQLEQLALTNNPAIVAAGATATKAAGLRNQVGTRPNPTLGYFGQQLADENTDQHGVFLEQEFVRGNKLELNREVLGHTMSAQRWEMQTQRYRVLTDVRVRFYEAVAAQRRADATRNFETVARRGVQVAMERQQAEEGNLIEVLQAQTLLSEIMLAAEQAEVEYRGAWQDLAAVAGLPEAAPARLVDGPATEKTPRDWQAAYDQILSESPELSAANALVCEKYALLKRQRVQMVPNLTGQFGAGYDNATDSGMINLEFSAPIPVWNQNSGNISAAYAEYTRALEDVKRIEQSIKSRLARTAQAFDSALAAVTKYEQEIIPQTQKSLDLSEEAYRAGELEFLQVLVVRRSFFESAIRLIAAEGNLAQANAQVEGLLLTGGLDAPSDYTDGDGIRGVSFGGQ, from the coding sequence ATGTCATTGTCGGCTTGCTGCTTGTTATCCGTTGTCGGGTGCGCACAGGTTGACCAGCGCAGGGTCACGCCCGAGTTGCCGGGCCAGACCACTGCACCGACGAAGACACCGTTGACGGTGCGACCGGCGGTGCACCGCCAAAAGGCAGCCAAGACATCAGTTGGGTCACTCGATCGCGTCAACACCGTTGCGTACGCGGATGAGGGGCAACAATCCTCTTCGAGTTTCGCGGACCATCTGGAGCGAATCGCGTTGCAGCCGGTCGAGATGAACACGGTCGAGGCGCGGCTAGAATCATTCAGCGATCTCGTCGCGGCGGATGTGTCGCAAGCCAGCGCGGAAAACGTCTACACCCTGGACCAGCTCGAGCAACTCGCCCTCACCAACAACCCCGCCATTGTCGCAGCCGGCGCGACAGCCACCAAAGCCGCGGGGCTGCGCAATCAAGTCGGCACCCGGCCCAACCCGACGCTGGGATATTTCGGCCAGCAACTCGCCGATGAAAACACCGACCAACACGGTGTGTTCCTGGAACAGGAGTTTGTTCGTGGCAACAAGTTGGAACTCAATCGTGAAGTGCTGGGACACACGATGTCGGCCCAGCGTTGGGAAATGCAGACTCAACGCTACCGTGTTCTGACCGATGTGCGCGTCCGGTTTTATGAAGCCGTCGCGGCGCAGCGACGCGCCGACGCGACACGCAATTTCGAAACCGTCGCCCGACGCGGGGTTCAAGTTGCGATGGAGCGTCAGCAGGCCGAAGAAGGCAACTTGATCGAGGTCTTGCAGGCCCAAACACTGCTCAGCGAAATCATGCTGGCGGCCGAACAAGCAGAAGTCGAGTACCGAGGGGCGTGGCAAGATTTGGCCGCCGTCGCCGGGTTGCCCGAAGCCGCGCCGGCGCGACTGGTCGACGGGCCGGCGACCGAGAAAACCCCGCGCGATTGGCAGGCCGCCTACGACCAGATCCTTTCCGAAAGTCCGGAGTTGTCGGCGGCCAACGCGTTGGTTTGTGAGAAGTACGCCTTGCTGAAACGGCAACGCGTCCAGATGGTCCCCAACCTGACCGGACAATTCGGCGCCGGTTACGACAACGCGACCGACTCGGGAATGATCAATCTGGAATTCTCCGCGCCGATCCCCGTGTGGAACCAAAACTCCGGCAACATCTCGGCCGCCTACGCGGAATACACCCGCGCCCTGGAAGACGTCAAACGGATCGAGCAATCCATCAAGTCGCGACTGGCACGCACCGCCCAGGCCTTCGATTCCGCCTTGGCAGCGGTCACAAAATACGAACAGGAGATCATCCCGCAGACGCAGAAGAGCCTGGATTTGAGCGAAGAGGCCTATCGCGCCGGTGAACTCGAATTCCTGCAGGTCCTGGTCGTTCGGCGTAGCTTTTTCGAGTCGGCGATCCGCTTGATCGCCGCCGAAGGAAATCTGGCCCAAGCCAACGCCCAAGTCGAAGGGCTGTTGTTGACCGGTGGATTGGACGCCCCGTCCGACTACACCGACGGCGACGGAATTCGCGGCGTGTCCTTCGGCGGCCAGTGA
- a CDS encoding acetyltransferase yields MRVEQATQNDYSTLIEIWEASVRATHDFLQEGDIERLRPMILDQYFDAVDLRCAKSDAGEIRGFCGVHEGNIEMLFVAPQGRGSGIGRLLTEHAIEQQGAARVDVNEQNEQAVGFYKRMGFRVTGRSPLDGQGKPYPLLHMTLSESP; encoded by the coding sequence ATGAGAGTCGAGCAGGCGACCCAGAATGACTATTCAACGTTGATCGAAATCTGGGAGGCGTCCGTGAGAGCCACGCATGACTTTCTGCAGGAAGGCGACATCGAAAGGCTCCGACCGATGATCTTGGACCAGTACTTTGACGCGGTCGACCTTCGATGCGCGAAGTCCGATGCAGGCGAGATCCGCGGGTTTTGCGGCGTGCATGAAGGGAACATCGAAATGCTGTTCGTTGCTCCGCAGGGAAGAGGCTCCGGGATCGGACGGCTGTTGACCGAGCACGCGATCGAGCAGCAGGGAGCAGCAAGGGTTGACGTTAACGAGCAAAACGAGCAAGCGGTCGGCTTTTACAAACGCATGGGGTTCCGCGTCACAGGTCGATCACCGCTTGACGGACAAGGCAAACCCTACCCGCTATTGCACATGACATTGAGCGAGTCTCCATGA
- the pdxR gene encoding MocR-like pyridoxine biosynthesis transcription factor PdxR, which produces MVIQRDHFAEVMSRRRNEQFEFESIQLIPDSATPVYQQLEHHLRQAIADRTLRPDDRVPSSRNLATAIGVSRNTVLAAYDQLISEGYLESVRGSGTRVAKMPPQAFEFDATTSPVAPQMNPVECLSPLGRQFCDESRWMPTMTAAPKAFTPHLPAIDEFPLEIWNRFRNEQARWSRRHLCVGDPQGYQPLRESIAQYMAVSRGLSCHADQVVITSGSQQAVTLISQLLLERDDAVWVEEPGNAPANRLLEIAGARLIPLPLDSQGIDLSRVPKNTAPPKLICVTPGGQWPMGMTMSLNRRLELIAAAQRHKSWIVEDDYNGEFRYAGRPHASLSSLDSSGRTIYMGTFSKMLYPAIRLGFLIVPADLAKTFAYARFLQDRASPPLVQMVLHRFIESGNFVKHIRRMRALYCERQTVLLETLDKHLAGYVGVEQPESGMHLVARGVTKAAETKLIAAANRAKVEFHPVSMYSRNGDAPGMILGFAAFDKESIRRAVRRWAKELQK; this is translated from the coding sequence ATGGTGATTCAACGGGACCACTTTGCAGAAGTCATGTCGCGGCGCAGAAACGAGCAGTTCGAGTTCGAGTCCATTCAGCTGATTCCTGATTCTGCGACGCCGGTCTACCAGCAACTGGAGCATCATCTGCGGCAGGCCATCGCCGACCGAACCTTGCGTCCCGATGACCGTGTGCCCTCCAGCCGCAACCTTGCGACCGCGATCGGCGTCTCTCGCAATACGGTGCTGGCCGCGTATGATCAATTGATCTCCGAGGGGTATTTGGAGTCGGTTCGCGGCAGTGGAACACGCGTTGCCAAAATGCCGCCGCAAGCGTTTGAATTCGACGCCACCACGAGTCCAGTGGCACCGCAAATGAATCCCGTGGAATGTCTGTCGCCCTTGGGCCGGCAGTTCTGCGACGAATCCCGCTGGATGCCGACGATGACGGCGGCACCGAAAGCGTTCACTCCCCACTTACCAGCGATCGATGAGTTTCCGCTCGAAATCTGGAATCGCTTCCGCAACGAACAGGCCCGGTGGTCCAGACGCCATTTATGCGTTGGTGATCCGCAAGGCTATCAGCCGCTGCGAGAGTCGATTGCCCAGTACATGGCGGTCTCGCGAGGGCTGTCATGCCACGCGGACCAGGTCGTGATCACCTCCGGTTCGCAGCAGGCCGTGACCTTGATTTCGCAGTTACTGTTGGAGCGTGACGACGCGGTTTGGGTGGAAGAGCCCGGGAACGCGCCGGCCAACCGATTGCTGGAGATCGCGGGGGCACGCCTGATACCGTTGCCGCTGGACTCCCAGGGGATCGACTTGTCGCGAGTTCCCAAAAACACCGCACCGCCAAAGCTGATCTGTGTGACACCCGGTGGCCAATGGCCGATGGGCATGACCATGAGCCTGAATCGCAGGTTGGAACTGATCGCCGCGGCACAACGCCACAAAAGCTGGATTGTCGAAGACGACTACAACGGTGAATTTCGCTATGCCGGACGCCCCCATGCTTCGTTAAGCAGTCTCGATTCTTCGGGGCGTACGATTTACATGGGAACGTTCAGCAAGATGCTGTATCCGGCGATCCGGTTGGGATTCTTGATTGTGCCGGCTGACCTGGCGAAGACCTTTGCCTATGCGCGTTTTCTGCAGGACCGAGCGTCACCGCCGCTCGTTCAAATGGTGCTGCACCGCTTCATCGAATCCGGGAATTTTGTGAAACACATTCGCCGGATGCGTGCGCTGTACTGCGAACGACAGACGGTCCTTCTCGAGACGCTCGACAAACACCTCGCCGGGTACGTTGGTGTCGAGCAGCCAGAATCGGGGATGCACCTGGTGGCACGCGGTGTCACGAAAGCGGCCGAAACCAAGCTCATCGCGGCAGCCAACCGAGCGAAAGTTGAATTTCACCCGGTCAGCATGTATTCGCGAAACGGGGACGCACCTGGCATGATTCTGGGCTTTGCCGCGTTCGACAAAGAATCGATCCGTCGAGCGGTCCGTCGCTGGGCGAAAGAGCTGCAAAAGTGA
- a CDS encoding sialidase family protein codes for MPTFTPRTRTFVLFFALLCTGIAAVAADGLVNPTDATNQTVQETGSSVKEGTPIFLTANDLSIVTGKPSLVTMSSGSTHIPVWSLSGGTTGQSVAGIVNGLPNECVAVRVEIVVTTTDKTTSPEFQDLYRVHLSQLVDGVPFTDRYALGKPVQTKLPAAPFHTRTIVLETFYQVDPDAPLWVRIQREPGLPGDTFTRPTGLAVVKVTPLMTDPPKAHLVQDVAGYNSWPMIQAIGEKLVCTYSRGSAHSITEDARAVYARTSTDGGETWTEETVVADTPGYGEVTVGKGLDSSGAMLLWVRRIGKDWNHDLYRSTDGQTFTLLSTPKLDVQPMQITDVFSVPGVGLMALWFAGKYNDQAVHSWGMMTSSDDGVTWKQTTIESELTKQDWPTEPAAVYLGEGRILAVARTETGPTQFQMMSTDYGATWTRKRTNIGDIAASTPSLILDPYSGLLSNYYYERGRGLLRRRVVDPEHIFEHPQDWPASEIVTLASPVMWDSGNANATAIGNEHYVAFYSGKAPNTSVLVSEVPAPIDK; via the coding sequence ATGCCAACCTTCACGCCAAGAACTCGCACCTTCGTTCTATTCTTCGCATTGCTATGCACCGGGATCGCCGCCGTCGCAGCCGACGGACTCGTTAATCCAACCGATGCAACAAACCAAACGGTTCAAGAAACGGGTTCTAGCGTCAAAGAGGGCACGCCGATTTTCTTGACGGCAAACGACCTGTCGATCGTCACCGGAAAGCCTTCGCTAGTGACCATGTCCAGTGGGTCCACACACATTCCCGTCTGGTCCTTGTCCGGCGGCACCACCGGCCAGTCCGTCGCCGGAATCGTCAACGGTCTGCCCAACGAGTGCGTCGCGGTGAGGGTCGAGATCGTGGTCACGACGACGGACAAGACGACCAGCCCCGAGTTCCAGGATCTCTATCGCGTCCATTTGTCTCAGTTGGTCGATGGCGTTCCGTTCACGGACCGGTACGCGCTGGGAAAACCCGTGCAAACCAAGCTCCCCGCCGCACCGTTTCACACCCGGACGATTGTGCTGGAGACGTTCTACCAAGTGGATCCCGACGCTCCCTTGTGGGTGCGGATCCAGCGTGAACCGGGGCTTCCCGGCGACACGTTCACCCGGCCCACTGGCTTGGCGGTCGTGAAAGTGACACCCTTGATGACCGACCCTCCGAAAGCGCACCTCGTGCAGGACGTGGCCGGCTATAACTCGTGGCCGATGATCCAGGCCATCGGAGAAAAACTCGTCTGCACCTACAGCAGGGGCTCAGCACACTCGATCACCGAAGACGCCCGCGCCGTCTACGCACGCACCTCCACCGACGGCGGCGAAACATGGACCGAGGAAACGGTGGTCGCCGACACACCCGGATACGGAGAGGTCACGGTCGGAAAAGGTCTGGATTCCAGCGGCGCGATGTTGTTGTGGGTGCGCCGCATCGGAAAGGATTGGAACCACGACCTGTACCGAAGCACGGACGGCCAGACGTTTACGCTGCTATCCACTCCGAAGCTGGACGTTCAACCGATGCAGATCACCGACGTTTTCTCCGTCCCCGGCGTCGGACTGATGGCGCTGTGGTTCGCGGGAAAATACAATGACCAAGCCGTTCATTCTTGGGGCATGATGACCAGCAGCGACGATGGCGTCACTTGGAAACAAACCACCATCGAATCCGAATTGACAAAACAGGATTGGCCGACCGAACCCGCCGCCGTCTACCTGGGTGAGGGGCGGATCCTTGCCGTCGCGCGGACCGAAACCGGCCCCACCCAGTTCCAGATGATGTCCACGGATTACGGCGCGACCTGGACCCGCAAGCGAACCAACATCGGTGATATCGCGGCATCCACGCCCAGCCTGATCCTCGATCCCTATTCCGGATTGCTGAGCAACTATTACTATGAACGTGGCCGAGGCCTCCTCCGCCGCCGCGTCGTCGATCCGGAGCACATCTTTGAACATCCACAAGACTGGCCCGCGTCGGAGATCGTGACCCTCGCCAGTCCGGTCATGTGGGACTCGGGAAACGCAAACGCAACAGCGATCGGGAACGAGCACTACGTCGCGTTCTATTCCGGCAAAGCTCCCAACACCTCCGTGCTCGTTTCCGAGGTCCCGGCGCCGATCGACAAGTAA
- a CDS encoding DJ-1/PfpI family protein yields MKQLLANLVLVIATLCTSHVANAQQATITAPETCTINVKDSVSRSTFDPSLPTIGVLLFDSVLMTEVTAPIDVFSKPDKDGKKLFNVVTVARALQPVSMESGLRVVPDYSFDDCPELNVLVVSSSYEMESVIASAEIVDFVRSKGKTSDYTISNCAGAHLIGAAGVADGRKIVTYIGGGNLLQETYPKLAVQDDSRVSFVKDGKMISSNGNLASYISALELLQEMTSRQHRNFVESHLYLDRLKNYNR; encoded by the coding sequence GTGAAACAACTCTTAGCAAATCTTGTTTTAGTGATCGCCACCCTTTGCACAAGCCACGTCGCCAACGCCCAACAGGCGACAATCACCGCACCGGAAACGTGCACCATCAACGTCAAAGACAGTGTCAGTCGGTCGACGTTCGACCCGTCGCTGCCGACGATCGGCGTCCTGCTATTTGACAGCGTCTTGATGACGGAAGTGACCGCGCCGATCGACGTGTTTTCCAAGCCGGACAAAGACGGAAAAAAACTCTTCAACGTCGTCACGGTCGCGCGAGCCCTCCAGCCGGTTTCGATGGAAAGCGGGCTACGAGTCGTACCGGATTATTCGTTTGACGATTGCCCCGAATTGAACGTTCTGGTGGTGTCCAGCTCCTATGAAATGGAATCGGTGATTGCTTCCGCCGAGATCGTGGACTTTGTCAGATCAAAAGGAAAAACGTCGGACTACACGATCAGCAACTGCGCCGGTGCCCACTTGATTGGCGCAGCCGGCGTCGCCGATGGCCGCAAGATCGTCACCTACATCGGCGGAGGCAATCTGCTTCAAGAAACCTATCCGAAGCTCGCGGTCCAAGATGACAGCCGCGTGAGTTTCGTGAAAGACGGCAAAATGATCTCGTCCAACGGCAACCTCGCCAGTTACATCTCCGCGTTAGAGTTGCTGCAAGAGATGACGAGCCGGCAACATCGCAACTTCGTCGAATCGCATCTGTATCTGGACCGATTGAAGAACTACAACCGCTGA
- a CDS encoding CPBP family intramembrane glutamic endopeptidase, whose product MSIASAFGLKRSTLLPLTVLVGLTLVTQLASLAATFDGNFLAVLGPSAIVLCAVTIPLAALGLMLGQTIGLGAPLVTDLLYRTPGSGKKLLQDAKLAIPLGLALGISLLLLRFVAQPYLPPELPTLGHRGIWGGLMVSIGAAVGEEVWMRLGVLTILAWTVLRLLARQDVSPVVGWSAIVVSALVFAAMHLPQLASYGAADRIGIAATMMGNTLVGVLFGFLYWRRSLIAAMLAHFAVDLALHVLPALGT is encoded by the coding sequence ATGAGCATAGCATCGGCATTCGGGCTGAAACGATCAACGCTTCTTCCGCTCACTGTGCTGGTGGGCCTGACTCTGGTCACCCAACTCGCTAGCTTGGCCGCTACCTTCGACGGCAACTTCCTCGCCGTATTGGGGCCCAGTGCCATCGTCTTGTGTGCCGTCACGATTCCACTGGCGGCGTTAGGTCTGATGCTCGGGCAAACGATCGGTCTCGGCGCGCCTTTGGTCACCGATCTACTGTATCGAACGCCAGGATCGGGAAAGAAACTCCTTCAGGATGCCAAGCTAGCCATCCCTCTGGGACTGGCATTGGGGATTTCGCTGCTCTTACTTCGATTCGTCGCTCAGCCGTATCTGCCACCAGAATTGCCGACACTTGGACACCGGGGAATCTGGGGTGGGCTGATGGTTTCAATCGGTGCTGCGGTCGGAGAGGAGGTCTGGATGCGTCTGGGGGTCTTGACGATTCTTGCCTGGACGGTGTTGCGGCTGCTCGCTCGACAGGACGTTTCTCCGGTCGTCGGATGGTCGGCCATTGTTGTCTCTGCTCTGGTATTTGCGGCCATGCACTTACCCCAGCTTGCCTCCTATGGCGCAGCCGATCGCATCGGAATTGCGGCGACGATGATGGGGAACACACTCGTCGGCGTTTTGTTCGGTTTCTTGTATTGGCGGCGTAGTCTGATCGCCGCAATGTTGGCTCACTTTGCCGTGGACCTCGCACTGCATGTTCTTCCTGCATTGGGAACCTGA
- a CDS encoding OmpA family protein: protein MSDGIVDERSVSPPAALLADFGFDDDKLKSNHKAWLESAVVDRIRSVAMKPADGYWEIRLEGAASQIGSDGYNLQLSQRRADQVQNYIRGRLAGHPLTFRVIPRGESVPVDPAVQDNAWDRAVAVIVTKYRLPKPTKKPKKRKLPPTKIPKVIPPIPKTKSFSIQVISGEAESLFSLAAPTGLAKGVAKRIAKRIGASAKFVEKILKKLPFPNARFGLLALEVEVEIVDKLFKESARYTIEHSVPYCSGGITGAPKKFEIRRGDKATFTDLRAIEPDDFAGDAFLSIADERFSFGKPAKGRGFRHSRVDLDFRWMPNNVIFGDVGAAVDFELS, encoded by the coding sequence ATGAGCGATGGTATCGTTGACGAACGGAGCGTGTCCCCTCCGGCGGCCCTTTTGGCCGACTTTGGTTTTGATGACGACAAACTGAAATCGAATCACAAGGCCTGGCTGGAATCCGCGGTGGTCGACCGGATTCGTTCCGTAGCGATGAAGCCGGCGGACGGCTATTGGGAAATCCGTCTCGAAGGAGCAGCCAGCCAGATCGGCAGCGACGGCTACAACCTGCAATTGTCACAGCGGCGAGCGGATCAGGTGCAGAACTACATTCGGGGGCGGCTCGCCGGGCATCCGCTGACATTTCGAGTGATCCCCAGGGGCGAGAGCGTGCCGGTCGACCCGGCCGTCCAGGACAACGCTTGGGACCGGGCCGTCGCCGTGATCGTCACGAAATACCGCTTGCCCAAGCCCACGAAGAAGCCGAAAAAACGCAAGCTGCCGCCGACGAAGATCCCCAAGGTCATCCCCCCGATTCCGAAAACCAAGTCGTTTTCTATTCAGGTGATCAGCGGTGAAGCCGAGTCGCTGTTCAGCCTGGCCGCGCCAACTGGCCTGGCCAAAGGCGTGGCAAAACGAATCGCCAAACGTATCGGTGCGAGTGCGAAATTTGTCGAGAAGATTCTCAAAAAACTTCCCTTCCCCAACGCTCGTTTCGGGCTCTTGGCGTTGGAAGTCGAGGTCGAGATCGTCGACAAACTGTTCAAAGAATCCGCACGTTACACCATTGAGCACAGTGTGCCCTATTGCAGCGGCGGAATCACGGGTGCACCGAAGAAGTTTGAGATTCGACGCGGCGACAAGGCGACGTTCACGGACTTGCGGGCCATCGAACCGGACGACTTCGCCGGCGACGCGTTCCTGTCCATTGCCGACGAGCGGTTCAGTTTTGGAAAACCGGCCAAGGGGCGAGGATTTCGGCATTCACGCGTGGACCTCGATTTTCGCTGGATGCCGAACAACGTCATTTTCGGTGATGTCGGTGCCGCGGTAGACTTCGAACTCAGCTAG
- a CDS encoding type 1 glutamine amidotransferase has protein sequence MDRFLLLQIRNADDPMRTQEIECFARALQCDPSQIAVHDLLAGPPTVAQLDAVDVVLLGGSGDYSVAAGGEWLPPALAAMWELYELAKPTFASCWGFQAMAKALGGEVVTDASHAELGSIEVRLTQAGREDPLFGPLFGPLGNRFLAPMGHQDCVVTLPPQAILLASSEKVQNQAFRVKDRPIYGTQFHPELDRHAFIQRVHAYPQYVESITGDPLDVFEAKVQDTPATDQLLRRFMQLLRHA, from the coding sequence ATGGACAGGTTTCTCTTGCTGCAAATCCGCAACGCCGACGATCCGATGCGCACGCAGGAGATCGAGTGTTTTGCCAGGGCGTTGCAATGTGATCCGTCACAGATCGCTGTCCACGACTTGTTGGCCGGTCCGCCGACCGTCGCTCAGCTGGATGCCGTCGATGTGGTCCTGCTAGGCGGAAGCGGAGACTACTCGGTCGCCGCAGGCGGCGAATGGCTGCCACCGGCGCTGGCGGCGATGTGGGAGTTGTATGAATTGGCCAAACCGACGTTTGCCTCCTGCTGGGGATTCCAAGCGATGGCCAAGGCACTCGGCGGCGAAGTGGTGACCGATGCGTCCCATGCGGAATTGGGATCCATCGAAGTCCGGCTGACCCAGGCAGGACGTGAGGATCCGCTGTTCGGGCCGCTGTTTGGGCCGCTCGGCAATCGGTTCCTCGCTCCAATGGGACACCAGGACTGCGTCGTGACCTTGCCCCCGCAAGCGATCTTGCTGGCATCGAGCGAAAAGGTGCAAAACCAAGCATTCCGCGTCAAGGATCGGCCGATCTATGGGACCCAATTCCATCCCGAGCTGGACCGCCATGCGTTTATCCAGCGGGTGCATGCGTATCCCCAATACGTCGAATCCATCACCGGTGACCCGCTGGACGTGTTCGAGGCGAAAGTGCAAGACACACCGGCGACCGACCAATTGCTCCGCCGCTTCATGCAGTTGTTGCGCCACGCGTAG